From Streptomyces sp. NBC_01460, a single genomic window includes:
- a CDS encoding Uma2 family endonuclease, producing the protein MTALPDWMRPPRAEGWFAEDLDRLPEAPRHTELIDGALVFMMSPQRWWHGHLVTMLTVALMEQAPADVRVGREMTIKLDQRNRPEPDLLVTTADFDGDRTWFAPDEVRLAVEVVSPESAHRDRTVKLHKYAEAGIPHYWRIEDEDGAPIVHVYELDEPTATYVPVGIFRGSLNRPVPFEINLDLEKLAPPRRG; encoded by the coding sequence ATGACCGCACTGCCCGACTGGATGCGCCCGCCCCGCGCGGAAGGCTGGTTCGCGGAGGACCTGGACCGCCTCCCGGAAGCACCGCGCCACACCGAGCTGATCGACGGAGCCCTCGTATTCATGATGTCCCCGCAGCGGTGGTGGCACGGCCATCTCGTCACGATGCTCACCGTGGCTCTCATGGAGCAGGCGCCGGCCGACGTAAGGGTCGGACGGGAGATGACCATCAAACTCGATCAACGCAATCGGCCCGAGCCGGATCTGCTGGTGACGACGGCCGACTTCGACGGTGACCGCACCTGGTTCGCACCGGATGAAGTACGACTCGCCGTCGAGGTGGTCTCCCCCGAGTCCGCACACCGGGACCGCACGGTAAAGCTCCACAAATACGCAGAGGCCGGCATCCCGCACTACTGGCGCATCGAGGACGAGGACGGAGCACCCATCGTCCACGTCTACGAACTTGACGAGCCGACCGCCACCTATGTACCCGTTGGCATCTTCAGGGGCTCGCTCAACCGTCCGGTGCCCTTCGAGATCAACCTCGACCTGGAGAAGCTCGCTCCACCCCGCCGCGGCTGA
- a CDS encoding VOC family protein: MRVTSVVADIHVDDLGAARAFYTDYLGLADEEFNLGWVARYTSPDTGAHLQLVTRDATAPVDPVASIKVDDVEAAFAEARERGFEIVHPLTAEAWGVHRFFVRAPDGNVYNIVQNH, translated from the coding sequence GTGCGCGTCACCAGTGTTGTTGCGGACATCCACGTGGACGACCTCGGGGCGGCCCGGGCGTTCTACACGGACTATCTGGGGCTGGCCGACGAGGAGTTCAATCTCGGCTGGGTGGCCCGGTACACCTCGCCGGACACCGGTGCACATCTGCAGCTCGTCACCAGGGACGCGACCGCCCCGGTCGATCCGGTCGCATCGATCAAGGTCGATGACGTGGAGGCGGCCTTCGCCGAGGCCCGGGAGCGTGGCTTCGAGATCGTGCACCCTCTGACGGCCGAAGCCTGGGGGGTCCACCGGTTCTTCGTCCGGGCGCCGGACGGCAACGTCTACAACATCGTCCAGAACCACTGA
- a CDS encoding MFS transporter — translation MTTAQTQPLSRPEPPTARAPLWDRRFTLYFVARAVSLFGDAMMPVVTALAVGALYGVSGVGLVLGIWTGTFVLLVLFGGVFADRFGARRMMIGADLVRVLTQGVLAAAFFAGPPPFWLLVTAAALAGAAVAMFLPGVNGMVPLVAREPQRANATLKVADALAHLLGPALAGVLVVLTSAGVVYAIDAGTFLLSALCLALVRLAPAAASPADPAGADSPPRTGSSLRRDLRLGWQEFRARTWMWAVILIWVGFGVLLFGPLVPLSSAVITTRFGPNAYGLAVSFLGVGTVLGGLLALRLRPARPLAAGAVAVGLYTALPLSTALGGSMPVLLGGHVLGGVAVAFWSVMWATSVQTHTPPAVLNRVTAYELAGSVSGIALGQILAGPATALASPERLLLVSSGACLVGCVALFATPAIRTLRRADPASVAGE, via the coding sequence GTGACCACCGCACAGACACAGCCCCTGTCCAGGCCCGAACCACCCACCGCCCGAGCCCCGTTGTGGGACCGGCGCTTCACGCTCTACTTCGTCGCCCGCGCCGTCTCGCTGTTCGGCGACGCGATGATGCCGGTCGTCACCGCGCTCGCGGTCGGCGCGCTGTACGGAGTCTCCGGGGTCGGCCTCGTCCTCGGCATCTGGACCGGGACCTTCGTCCTCCTGGTCCTGTTCGGCGGGGTGTTCGCCGACCGGTTCGGCGCCCGCCGGATGATGATCGGCGCGGACCTCGTCCGGGTACTCACCCAGGGTGTGCTGGCGGCCGCCTTCTTCGCCGGGCCTCCGCCGTTCTGGCTGCTGGTGACGGCGGCGGCTCTGGCCGGTGCCGCCGTCGCCATGTTCCTTCCGGGGGTGAACGGGATGGTCCCGCTGGTCGCCCGCGAACCCCAGCGGGCGAACGCCACACTCAAGGTGGCCGACGCGCTCGCCCATCTGCTGGGGCCGGCCCTGGCAGGGGTGCTGGTCGTGCTGACCAGCGCCGGCGTCGTGTACGCGATCGACGCGGGCACCTTCCTGCTCAGCGCCCTGTGCCTGGCACTCGTCCGGCTCGCGCCGGCAGCCGCGTCCCCGGCGGACCCGGCCGGCGCCGACTCTCCTCCCCGCACCGGCAGTTCACTCCGGCGCGACCTGCGTCTGGGCTGGCAGGAGTTCCGGGCACGCACCTGGATGTGGGCGGTGATCCTGATCTGGGTGGGCTTCGGCGTGCTGCTCTTCGGCCCGCTGGTACCGCTCAGCTCCGCGGTGATCACCACCCGGTTCGGCCCGAACGCCTACGGCCTGGCGGTCTCGTTCCTCGGCGTCGGCACGGTGCTCGGCGGCCTTCTGGCCCTGCGGCTGCGCCCGGCCAGGCCTCTGGCGGCAGGCGCGGTGGCAGTGGGGCTGTACACCGCGCTGCCGCTGAGCACGGCGCTGGGTGGCAGCATGCCCGTACTGCTGGGGGGTCATGTGCTCGGCGGCGTCGCGGTGGCGTTCTGGTCGGTGATGTGGGCGACCAGCGTGCAGACCCACACCCCGCCGGCGGTGCTCAACCGGGTCACCGCATACGAGCTGGCCGGCTCGGTGTCCGGGATCGCGCTCGGCCAGATCCTGGCGGGACCGGCCACCGCCCTGGCCTCCCCCGAGCGGCTGCTCCTGGTGTCATCGGGCGCCTGCCTGGTGGGCTGCGTGGCACTGTTCGCGACTCCGGCGATCCGCACCCTGCGCCGCGCGGACCCCGCCTCCGTGGCCGGGGAGTGA
- a CDS encoding GlxA family transcriptional regulator — protein MTPRPLPTSPAPHRVVALLRPPQAPFPLACATEVFGDHGPAIPARYAFELCTEHPGPVRTGAGYDMVVTTGLEALERADTVLVPGWHQPPGTEAPPAVVAAIRAAHRGGARVVGLCSGAFLLAAAGLLDGRRAATHWARAAELATRFPQVRVDPAVLYVDHGDVATSAGSAAGVDLCLHLVSSDQGAAYAMRVARQLVMPPHREGCQLQYAELPTSGPVADSLAPLLEWLSGRLDQPVSVAEMAVRSQVSARTLTRRFSEQLGISPGRWLLDRRIAATRALLEETDLSVETIAGRVGLSSAVNLRRRFHEALRTTPAAYRRAFRAERAG, from the coding sequence ATGACACCCCGTCCGCTGCCGACGTCCCCGGCACCGCACAGAGTCGTGGCCCTGCTGAGGCCCCCGCAGGCGCCCTTCCCCCTGGCCTGCGCCACCGAGGTGTTCGGTGACCACGGCCCGGCGATCCCCGCCCGCTACGCGTTCGAGCTCTGCACCGAGCACCCCGGTCCGGTGCGTACCGGGGCCGGCTACGACATGGTGGTCACGACCGGCCTGGAGGCGCTGGAGCGCGCGGACACCGTGCTGGTGCCCGGCTGGCACCAGCCTCCCGGCACCGAGGCGCCGCCCGCCGTGGTCGCGGCGATCCGCGCGGCGCACCGGGGCGGCGCACGGGTCGTCGGCCTCTGTTCGGGTGCCTTCCTGCTCGCCGCCGCGGGCCTGCTGGACGGCCGCCGGGCCGCCACCCACTGGGCCAGGGCCGCCGAGCTCGCCACCCGGTTCCCGCAGGTCCGCGTCGATCCGGCGGTGCTCTACGTGGACCACGGAGATGTCGCCACCAGCGCCGGATCGGCGGCAGGTGTGGACCTCTGCCTGCACCTGGTGAGCTCCGACCAGGGCGCGGCGTACGCCATGCGGGTCGCCCGGCAGCTGGTGATGCCGCCGCACCGCGAGGGCTGCCAGCTGCAGTACGCCGAACTGCCCACCTCCGGGCCGGTCGCCGACTCGCTCGCCCCTCTGCTGGAGTGGCTGTCCGGGCGTCTGGACCAGCCGGTGAGCGTCGCGGAGATGGCGGTCCGTTCGCAGGTGTCCGCCCGTACGCTGACGCGCCGCTTCTCCGAGCAGCTCGGCATCAGTCCCGGACGCTGGCTGCTGGACCGGCGGATCGCCGCCACCCGGGCGCTCCTGGAGGAGACCGACCTGTCCGTGGAGACCATCGCGGGCCGGGTGGGGCTCTCCTCGGCCGTCAACCTGCGGCGGCGCTTCCACGAGGCCCTCCGTACGACACCGGCCGCCTACCGGCGCGCCTTCAGGGCGGAACGGGCCGGGTAG
- a CDS encoding LysR family transcriptional regulator, producing the protein MELRDIDIFLTLAEELHFGRTAERLHVSQARVSQAISKQERRLGVALFDRTSRRVALTPVGRRLREDLQQAVDLLHAGLARAQAAGQNAGRTLRLGVFGHAGHELRPLVDAFTARHPGSDIQFGEINGHDAFTALRAGEHDAHVLWLPVAEPDLTVGPTVLTGGRVLAVSSDHPLAGRGSASLEDLGDNQVVDLGPDAPEYWVASMVPHRTPLGRRIPRGPAARTFHEILTLVASGQCVHVLGEIAARYNRPPGIVFLPLDGAPTLEWALTWRTTADNPALRALARTAAEIGPITL; encoded by the coding sequence ATGGAGCTCCGGGACATCGACATCTTCCTGACGCTGGCCGAGGAGCTGCACTTCGGCCGCACAGCGGAACGTCTCCACGTGTCCCAGGCCCGCGTCAGCCAGGCGATCAGCAAGCAGGAACGGCGCCTGGGCGTGGCCCTGTTCGACCGCACCAGCCGCCGCGTGGCCCTGACCCCGGTCGGACGGCGCCTGCGCGAGGACCTCCAGCAGGCCGTCGACCTCCTCCACGCAGGACTCGCCCGCGCCCAGGCAGCGGGCCAGAACGCGGGCCGGACCCTGCGGCTGGGCGTCTTCGGCCACGCCGGACACGAACTGCGGCCGCTCGTAGACGCGTTCACCGCCCGCCACCCCGGCAGCGACATCCAGTTCGGCGAGATCAACGGCCACGACGCGTTCACCGCCCTGCGCGCCGGGGAGCACGACGCGCACGTGCTGTGGCTGCCCGTCGCCGAACCGGACCTCACCGTCGGCCCCACCGTGCTCACCGGGGGCCGCGTACTGGCCGTGTCGTCGGACCATCCGCTCGCCGGGCGCGGCTCCGCGTCCCTGGAGGACCTCGGCGACAACCAGGTCGTCGATCTCGGCCCCGATGCCCCCGAGTACTGGGTCGCCTCCATGGTCCCGCACCGCACCCCGCTCGGCCGGCGCATCCCCCGCGGCCCCGCCGCGCGCACCTTCCACGAGATCCTGACCCTGGTCGCCTCCGGGCAGTGCGTCCACGTGCTGGGCGAGATCGCCGCCCGCTACAACAGACCGCCCGGCATCGTCTTCCTGCCGCTCGACGGCGCCCCCACCCTCGAATGGGCCCTCACCTGGCGCACCACCGCCGACAACCCGGCCCTCCGAGCCCTGGCCCGGACCGCTGCCGAGATCGGTCCCATCACCCTGTGA
- a CDS encoding nuclear transport factor 2 family protein, whose product MSTMQAVADRVEIEALRAEVTDAVMMRDFDRVASLFTSDGALRWPHIDKEFVGREEIRAGIEWGQGLWEFFVQNVHPGVVRLDGDTATGRVYIEEFGRMHDGGSHLNHALYHDRYRRTSDGWKFSERVYEVRYLDSAALTGAPPRPLGHGHA is encoded by the coding sequence ATGAGCACTATGCAGGCCGTCGCCGATCGCGTCGAGATCGAGGCGCTGCGCGCCGAGGTCACCGACGCGGTGATGATGCGTGATTTCGACCGCGTCGCCTCGCTGTTCACGTCCGACGGCGCCCTGCGATGGCCGCACATCGACAAGGAGTTCGTCGGACGTGAGGAGATCCGCGCGGGGATCGAGTGGGGCCAGGGGCTGTGGGAGTTCTTCGTGCAGAACGTCCACCCCGGCGTGGTCCGGCTCGACGGTGACACCGCGACCGGGCGGGTGTACATCGAGGAGTTCGGGCGGATGCACGACGGCGGCTCGCACCTGAACCACGCGCTGTACCACGACCGCTACCGGCGCACGTCCGACGGCTGGAAGTTCAGTGAACGCGTCTACGAGGTCAGGTACCTCGACTCCGCCGCGCTCACGGGGGCGCCGCCACGGCCCCTGGGACATGGGCACGCCTGA
- a CDS encoding DoxX family protein: MNLTLWIAAGLLGAVALAGGVSKTFIPKARLAAQHGGEWTQSASPGFIKTLGILEILAAAGLILPAVLDIAPVMVPVTAVCWVALMVGAMITHGRLGQYGLVLLNSVYLALAVFIAWGRFGPWPFGG; this comes from the coding sequence ATGAATCTCACCCTCTGGATCGCCGCCGGACTGCTGGGCGCGGTCGCCCTGGCCGGTGGCGTCAGCAAGACCTTCATCCCCAAGGCGAGACTGGCCGCCCAGCACGGCGGGGAGTGGACGCAGAGCGCGAGCCCCGGCTTCATCAAGACCCTGGGGATCCTCGAGATCCTGGCCGCGGCCGGCCTGATCCTGCCCGCCGTGCTCGACATCGCGCCGGTCATGGTGCCGGTGACGGCCGTCTGCTGGGTGGCCCTCATGGTCGGGGCGATGATCACCCACGGCCGCCTCGGCCAGTACGGTCTGGTGTTGCTGAACTCCGTGTACCTCGCCCTGGCCGTGTTCATCGCCTGGGGCCGTTTCGGTCCCTGGCCCTTCGGTGGCTGA
- a CDS encoding ABC transporter permease — protein sequence MTALTHDPARTTPAGPARSRWIPRLGGPVWLVWRQHRAAFWTLLGATVVGVIVMVHLRGQMMDYLATQDPTSRRSGGLPPEFEAYTDPLFDIGSYLSYIPVLAGVFLGAPLVAGDLETGTAKLVTSQSVSRLRWLTVKLAVPAVMLALSAGVLTGVLTWWWHPVKGLSSGLIWTAFFGVTGVTPVAYALLTFTVGVAVGLLLRRTLVSMVVTLGIVVAIGFVRDELWRSLGHVMSVSTDKGVGPGAVQPELPAEAEQQGQGTYFLTSSGDRLDWTTCLDQVEDDRAHTACLESQHVIGWSIDYLPVSQMQSMQWLGAGIMLAVAAAVGAFVILWGRKRLL from the coding sequence ATGACCGCACTCACTCACGACCCGGCCCGTACGACGCCCGCCGGACCCGCACGGAGCCGCTGGATCCCCCGGCTCGGCGGTCCGGTCTGGCTCGTCTGGCGCCAGCACCGCGCCGCGTTCTGGACGCTCCTCGGCGCCACCGTCGTCGGGGTGATCGTCATGGTCCACCTGCGCGGGCAGATGATGGACTACCTGGCGACCCAGGACCCGACCTCGCGCAGGTCCGGCGGCCTGCCGCCCGAGTTCGAGGCGTACACCGACCCCCTGTTCGACATCGGGAGCTACCTCAGCTACATCCCCGTGCTGGCCGGTGTCTTCCTCGGGGCTCCGCTCGTCGCGGGCGACCTGGAGACCGGCACCGCCAAGCTGGTCACCTCGCAGTCCGTCAGCCGGCTGCGGTGGCTCACCGTGAAACTCGCCGTTCCCGCCGTGATGCTCGCCCTGTCGGCCGGCGTCCTCACCGGCGTCCTCACCTGGTGGTGGCACCCGGTCAAGGGGCTGTCCAGCGGCCTCATCTGGACGGCCTTCTTCGGTGTCACGGGCGTCACGCCCGTCGCCTACGCCCTGCTCACGTTCACCGTGGGCGTGGCGGTCGGCCTGCTCCTGCGCCGCACGCTGGTGTCGATGGTGGTCACACTCGGCATCGTCGTGGCGATCGGGTTCGTCCGGGACGAACTCTGGCGGAGCCTGGGGCACGTCATGTCGGTCAGCACCGACAAGGGCGTCGGGCCCGGCGCGGTACAGCCGGAACTGCCCGCCGAGGCGGAGCAGCAGGGGCAGGGCACCTACTTCCTCACCAGCTCCGGAGACCGCCTGGACTGGACCACCTGTCTCGATCAGGTGGAGGACGACCGGGCGCACACCGCGTGCCTGGAGTCGCAGCACGTCATCGGCTGGTCCATCGACTATCTCCCCGTCTCCCAGATGCAGTCGATGCAGTGGCTCGGAGCCGGCATCATGCTCGCCGTCGCCGCGGCCGTCGGCGCGTTCGTCATCCTCTGGGGCCGCAAGCGGCTGCTCTGA
- a CDS encoding ABC transporter ATP-binding protein translates to MKHAESHHGSGTGCARPPAGESAIEAHGLGRKYRRGWALQDVSFRLPAGRVCGLVGPNGAGKSTLMGLATNMTRPTTGALRVFGAAPGSTEAVLRTAFLTQEKPLFRRFTVAETLRLGAEFNPRWDQEVAEGIVGAGQVPLKAKVGTLSGGQRTRVAFALAFGKRPDLLILDEPMADLDPLVRRELMATLTTEAAEHGTTVLVSSHMLAELEFICDYLLVIANGGLRLAGEVDELRAAHALIDVPGGDPFPVVAPHRVIESRRGEGRPGVLVRLGGPVAYSGGAAETPTLEELLLAYLRSPDAPPLIAPSARVGDIQDIIARDRTKAVTA, encoded by the coding sequence ATGAAGCACGCGGAGTCGCACCACGGAAGCGGAACGGGGTGCGCACGCCCGCCCGCGGGAGAGTCGGCGATCGAGGCCCACGGTCTCGGCAGGAAGTACCGGCGCGGCTGGGCGCTGCAGGACGTCTCCTTCCGGCTGCCGGCCGGGCGGGTGTGTGGCCTCGTCGGTCCCAACGGCGCCGGCAAGAGCACCCTGATGGGCCTGGCCACGAACATGACCCGGCCGACGACCGGTGCCCTGCGGGTGTTCGGCGCGGCGCCCGGGTCGACGGAGGCCGTCCTGCGGACCGCGTTCCTGACCCAGGAGAAGCCACTGTTCCGGCGCTTCACCGTGGCGGAGACCCTGCGGCTCGGAGCCGAGTTCAACCCCCGCTGGGACCAGGAGGTCGCCGAGGGCATCGTCGGCGCGGGCCAGGTGCCCCTGAAGGCGAAGGTCGGAACCCTGTCCGGCGGTCAGCGCACCCGGGTCGCCTTCGCCCTGGCCTTCGGGAAGCGCCCCGATCTGCTCATCCTCGACGAACCGATGGCCGACCTGGACCCGCTGGTCCGCCGCGAGCTCATGGCCACCCTGACGACGGAGGCCGCCGAGCACGGCACGACGGTGCTGGTGTCCTCGCACATGCTCGCCGAGCTGGAGTTCATCTGCGACTACCTCCTCGTCATCGCGAACGGCGGGCTGCGCCTCGCGGGCGAGGTGGACGAACTGCGCGCCGCACACGCCCTGATCGACGTCCCGGGGGGCGACCCCTTCCCCGTCGTCGCCCCGCACCGGGTCATCGAGTCCCGCCGCGGCGAGGGCCGGCCGGGCGTCCTGGTACGCCTCGGCGGACCGGTCGCGTACAGCGGGGGCGCAGCCGAGACCCCGACCCTGGAGGAGCTTCTGCTCGCCTATCTGCGGTCACCCGACGCGCCTCCGCTGATCGCCCCGAGCGCACGGGTCGGCGACATCCAGGACATCATCGCCCGCGACCGTACGAAGGCTGTGACGGCATGA
- a CDS encoding sensor histidine kinase, translating to MPKAADAVATAVRRIGRPPLLPVTVRLLTAGALSVLVVMDWVGGDFYRIGDGSALGPAKLGGALLAIALVVASPRLGSRALPAVGCTLAVVSLCLSAVLHLEMSIGAQALGYAEPAALVCLLLAVARRGKWSWAAVAVPLLYLAIVLRPVSVQVKQSTTIFALIYALAALAVLSAGLGMRLLLVDRRRQAAALKLEQRTEFARDLHDFVAHHVTGIVVQAQGAHAIADRRPELVPPALQRIEQAGSEALTSMRHMVGMLRDADGEVALTPLAGIGEMRSLVEEFSAVGGARARLDLEGTFDDLPVEVTTTAHRVVMEALTNVRKHAHGCTEVRVRVDRSGDRLTVRVGDDGRPRHVSPSGFGLKGLAERVGLVGGSVQAGPVAAGGWAVEATLPVATAGAAVS from the coding sequence ATGCCGAAGGCGGCGGACGCGGTGGCCACGGCCGTACGGAGGATCGGACGCCCGCCACTCCTGCCCGTCACGGTCCGGCTGCTGACGGCAGGGGCCCTGAGCGTCCTCGTCGTGATGGACTGGGTGGGCGGCGACTTCTACCGGATCGGGGACGGCTCCGCGCTGGGGCCCGCCAAGCTGGGCGGCGCCCTGCTGGCCATCGCTCTCGTCGTCGCTTCGCCCCGGCTCGGCAGCCGGGCGCTGCCGGCAGTCGGCTGCACGCTGGCGGTCGTGTCGCTGTGCCTCTCGGCGGTGCTGCACCTGGAGATGTCGATCGGCGCGCAGGCGCTGGGATACGCCGAACCGGCGGCTCTGGTGTGTCTCCTGCTGGCCGTCGCCCGGCGGGGGAAGTGGTCGTGGGCGGCGGTGGCCGTTCCCCTGCTCTACCTGGCGATCGTGCTGCGACCGGTGTCGGTCCAGGTGAAGCAGTCCACGACCATCTTCGCGCTGATCTACGCCCTGGCGGCGCTCGCGGTGCTGAGCGCCGGCCTCGGGATGCGTCTGCTCCTGGTGGACCGGCGGCGCCAGGCGGCGGCTCTCAAACTGGAGCAGCGCACGGAGTTCGCCAGGGACCTGCACGACTTCGTCGCCCACCACGTGACCGGCATCGTCGTCCAGGCACAGGGGGCCCACGCGATCGCGGACCGGCGGCCCGAACTGGTGCCGCCCGCGCTGCAGCGGATCGAACAGGCGGGCTCGGAGGCGCTGACCTCCATGCGGCACATGGTGGGGATGCTCCGGGACGCCGACGGGGAGGTGGCACTGACACCGCTGGCAGGCATCGGCGAAATGCGTTCGCTGGTCGAGGAGTTCTCGGCCGTCGGCGGGGCACGGGCACGGCTCGACCTGGAGGGGACCTTCGACGACCTGCCGGTGGAGGTGACCACCACCGCCCACCGGGTGGTGATGGAGGCCCTCACCAACGTACGCAAGCACGCCCACGGATGCACCGAGGTACGGGTCCGCGTGGACCGTTCGGGAGACCGGCTCACCGTACGGGTCGGCGACGACGGACGGCCGCGCCATGTCTCCCCGAGCGGTTTCGGGCTGAAGGGCCTGGCCGAGCGGGTGGGCCTGGTCGGCGGAAGCGTCCAGGCGGGCCCGGTGGCCGCAGGTGGCTGGGCCGTGGAGGCGACGCTCCCGGTGGCGACGGCGGGGGCGGCGGTCTCATGA
- a CDS encoding response regulator transcription factor: protein MTIRVLIADDQAMVRAGFAMILAAEDDIDVVAEAADGVYAVELAERHRPDVVLMDIRMPRMDGLEALRRLTRPGTVNPPKVVVVTTFDDDEYVQRALGEGASGFLIKDSGPALLVEAIRAAASGEALVSPAITVRLLRRLNNAVPAPREPHTALSARETDLVRLVARGLTNAEIAAELTITVGTVKTHLANVQTKLSARNRVEIAAWAWESGLIDGRG, encoded by the coding sequence ATGACGATCCGGGTGCTGATCGCCGACGACCAGGCCATGGTCCGTGCGGGGTTCGCGATGATCCTCGCCGCGGAGGACGACATCGACGTCGTCGCCGAGGCCGCGGACGGGGTGTACGCCGTGGAACTCGCCGAGCGCCACCGTCCCGACGTGGTGCTGATGGACATCCGCATGCCCCGTATGGACGGGCTGGAGGCGCTCCGCAGACTGACGCGCCCCGGTACCGTGAATCCGCCGAAGGTCGTCGTGGTCACGACGTTCGACGACGACGAGTACGTCCAGCGCGCGCTGGGCGAGGGAGCCTCCGGCTTCCTGATCAAGGACTCCGGCCCGGCCCTGCTCGTCGAGGCGATCCGAGCGGCGGCCTCCGGCGAAGCACTGGTGAGCCCGGCCATCACCGTCCGGCTGCTGCGGCGCCTCAACAACGCCGTGCCCGCCCCGCGGGAGCCGCACACCGCGCTCTCCGCGCGGGAGACGGACCTGGTGCGGCTCGTGGCCAGGGGGCTGACGAACGCGGAGATCGCCGCCGAACTCACCATCACGGTGGGCACGGTGAAGACACATCTCGCCAACGTGCAGACCAAGCTCTCCGCCCGCAACCGTGTGGAGATCGCTGCCTGGGCCTGGGAATCGGGCCTGATCGACGGACGAGGGTGA
- a CDS encoding family 43 glycosylhydrolase: protein MRRAAVAVAVLIAVLSGLLTASPAAVAGATAPTPRAAAAAGTFRNPLNTGPDPFMTHWNGSYYLATTQGDSVRMWRSSSLGTLLAADPVTVWTDSDPSRNRNIWAPEFYRFGDRWYLYYTADDGVDDHHRLYVLESERDDPAGPYHFKAKLTPPNHANDFAIDAGILQHNGRLYLAYSGINPYQHNGLNIAPMSNPYTVSGDAVAIDAAGGCPEVREGPEFLYRNGRTWMTYSTCDTGKPDYQIWMMSLPATADPLVPGNWTQHPGPVFSRADDRGVYGPGHHAFFRSPDGTEDWIVHHAKTTSALTYSNRTTRAQRFTWKADGSPDFGRPYALGATQDLPSGDPGSGTYWINDDGRSSGAGTVSYTGAWNSGSGCATQCFWGDDHWNERAGDTATFTFDGTRIALLSVRDTGNGIAALSIDGGPEQRVDLYGSIRTGETLQYLSPRLPRGRHTLRVRVTGEHGTQSGASFVSVDRAEVYTD from the coding sequence GTGCGCCGCGCAGCCGTGGCGGTGGCCGTGCTCATCGCCGTCCTGTCGGGCCTGCTGACGGCGTCACCGGCCGCGGTGGCGGGCGCCACCGCTCCGACACCCCGAGCGGCAGCCGCAGCGGGGACGTTCCGTAATCCGCTGAACACCGGGCCCGACCCGTTCATGACGCACTGGAACGGGTCCTACTACCTGGCCACCACGCAGGGCGACAGCGTCCGCATGTGGCGCTCGTCCTCGCTGGGCACCCTGCTCGCGGCCGACCCGGTCACCGTGTGGACCGACTCCGACCCCTCCCGCAACCGCAACATCTGGGCCCCGGAGTTCTACCGCTTCGGGGACCGCTGGTACCTGTACTACACCGCCGACGACGGGGTCGACGACCACCACCGTCTGTACGTGCTGGAGTCGGAACGCGACGACCCGGCCGGTCCGTACCACTTCAAGGCGAAGCTCACCCCGCCCAACCACGCGAACGACTTCGCCATCGACGCCGGCATCCTGCAGCACAACGGCCGCCTCTACCTGGCCTACAGCGGTATCAACCCGTATCAGCACAACGGGCTCAACATCGCCCCGATGTCGAATCCCTACACCGTGTCGGGCGACGCGGTCGCCATCGACGCGGCGGGCGGCTGTCCCGAGGTCCGGGAGGGGCCGGAGTTCCTCTACCGCAACGGCCGTACGTGGATGACCTACTCCACCTGTGACACGGGGAAACCCGACTACCAGATCTGGATGATGTCGCTGCCCGCCACCGCCGATCCGCTGGTACCCGGCAACTGGACCCAGCACCCCGGCCCGGTCTTCTCCCGTGCCGACGACCGCGGCGTGTACGGCCCGGGCCACCACGCGTTCTTCCGTTCGCCCGACGGCACCGAGGACTGGATCGTCCACCACGCCAAGACGACCTCCGCCCTCACCTACTCCAACCGCACCACCCGCGCCCAGCGGTTCACCTGGAAGGCCGACGGCAGCCCCGACTTCGGTCGTCCGTACGCGCTCGGCGCCACCCAGGACCTGCCGTCGGGCGACCCCGGGTCCGGCACCTACTGGATCAACGACGACGGCCGCTCCAGCGGTGCCGGGACCGTCTCGTACACCGGCGCATGGAACTCGGGCAGCGGCTGCGCCACCCAGTGTTTCTGGGGTGACGACCACTGGAACGAGCGGGCGGGCGACACCGCGACCTTCACCTTCGACGGAACCCGCATCGCCCTGCTGTCCGTCCGTGACACCGGGAACGGCATCGCCGCCCTGAGCATCGACGGCGGTCCGGAGCAGCGCGTCGACCTCTACGGATCCATCCGCACGGGCGAGACGCTCCAGTACCTCAGTCCCCGGCTGCCCCGAGGCCGGCACACGCTGCGCGTCCGGGTCACCGGAGAGCACGGCACACAGTCGGGTGCCTCCTTCGTGAGCGTGGACCGCGCGGAGGTCTACACGGACTGA